Below is a window of Yimella sp. cx-51 DNA.
GGCCGAGACCCGTGACCGTGTGCGGGCGTCCGGCGGCTGCTCGGTCTGAAACGCGGACGCCAGTTCGGCGCAACTGGCGAAGCGTCGCTGCGGGTCCTTGCTCATCGCGCGCCGCAAAGCGGCCGAAGCTGCAGGCGGCAGGTCGACCCCGATCTGTTCAAGAGCCGGCACCGGAGCGCTCAGGTGTCCACGAACAGCATCGTCAACCGTCCCCGGGAACGGGGTGCGCCCGGTCAGCATCGCGAACAAGGTGCACGCCAGCGAGTACTGGTCCGAGCGGCCGTCGGTGGGTCGGCCGCTGAGCTGTTCGGGTGAGGCGAAGGCCGCGGTCGCGCGTGCCCCGTCGATCGTGCCGGTGATGTCTGCCGCCGCGGGCCGGCCTGAGTTGGTCGCCCCGTCGGCTGCGGCTTCCTCGAGCCGGGCGATGCCGAAGTCGGTCAAGAGCACACGCTCACGCTCGCCGGCGTCGGCACGGGCCAGAAGCACGTTGGCCGGCTTGACGTCGCGGTGCACGATGCCGCGTCGGTGTGCGGCGTCGAGGGCGGAGGCGAGTTCGCGACCGATGTGTACCACCCGCGCCCACGGCATGGGTCCGTGCTCGCGGATGACCGCACCCGCGTCCGCGCCGTCGATCAGCTGCATCGAGATCCAGGGTTGTCCCTGCTCTATACCCCGATCGAGCACACCCACGATGCCCGGATGATCGAGGCGCGCGATCGCTTCGGCCTCCCGGTCGAATCGCGCCGCCGAGCCGGCGTCGGTCGCATCGGCGGTGAGCAGCTTCAGCGCGACCAGTCGCGGCAATCGCGGATGCTCCACCGCGTACACCGCCCCCATGCCACCGGAGCCCAATTGTCGGCGCACGCGGAATCCCGCGAACTCCTCCCCCGGACGCAGTTCCCTGCCCATAACTGATGACTTTAGACGCGCATCCACGGGCCTACGCGATGATGCCAGCAAACCCAGTATTGAACGAACGTCCAGAATCGTCGGGCCGATCGACGCCATCCATGACACGATGCCGCGCATGAAGGCCATCGCCGCACCACTGCCCACCGTGCAGCGACTCGCGGTCGCAGCCGCGTTCTTCGGTCAAGGCCTGGTCTTCATCTCACTGACCACCAAACTGCCACGCCTACAACGTGATTTCGGGCTCGACCCCGGGATGTTCTCTGTTTTGATGCTCGGCCTGGTGCTGTGCGCCGGGGGCGGTTCGCTCCTGGGCGAATGGCTCGCGCCACGCCGTGGCAGTGCCGCGTCACTGCGGCTCGGGTTCGTGATCATGACCGTCGCGCTGCCGCTCCTGGCGATGGCCCCAACCGTTCCCACGCTCGCGGCCGCAATGTGCCTCTACGGCAGTTCGCTGGGGCTGGTCGACGCCGGCACGAACATGCAAGGGGTCGCCGTCGAGCACGAGTACGGCCGGCCGATCATGCCGAC
It encodes the following:
- a CDS encoding serine/threonine-protein kinase, whose protein sequence is MGRELRPGEEFAGFRVRRQLGSGGMGAVYAVEHPRLPRLVALKLLTADATDAGSAARFDREAEAIARLDHPGIVGVLDRGIEQGQPWISMQLIDGADAGAVIREHGPMPWARVVHIGRELASALDAAHRRGIVHRDVKPANVLLARADAGERERVLLTDFGIARLEEAAADGATNSGRPAAADITGTIDGARATAAFASPEQLSGRPTDGRSDQYSLACTLFAMLTGRTPFPGTVDDAVRGHLSAPVPALEQIGVDLPPAASAALRRAMSKDPQRRFASCAELASAFQTEQPPDARTRSRVSAVLVSVAAVVIGLALLAGWLVLGNNRSTVTEATGSATTSTSSVDSERALWTRAAPALALWPRLLPQSATGRGYQNMVCAPTTEQITSRSVQYDYRFRCSARESGFDKPTVTVDLLAYSSGGAESTYKELGSPVGLPVPAHAGKLTVSSLQDPVDGAWVLVRYTAADRSNYLFQVGSNKGELSFSQLYDWIAAAPF